A genome region from Penicillium psychrofluorescens genome assembly, chromosome: 3 includes the following:
- a CDS encoding uncharacterized protein (ID:PFLUO_005214-T1.cds;~source:funannotate): MRFSTTALLVTALGWITATTAHTIQLKSHSRECFHEDLHKDDLMTVTFQVGDREFGGSGNLDIDFWVEDPHRNRQYYKQAIPSEDYSFTARSDGRYSYCFSNEGWTSNSKEVSFNVHGIVYVAESEMNQDPLEIEVRRLSDNLAQVRDEQSYIVVRERVHRNTAESTNGRVKWWSLFQLIVVIGEGIFQVWWLKRFFESSACVPNPGRLPIFSPIRSSHLCPLGSKERWELRAAPFGCNVSTLTVLSVLVAVLSSLTLAGLVYVVVWAVQRLRSRWKDAQYELLDDGQGLEPTCFGFRAWGPLAWLVSLVGGQGQEQAQTSGEPEEESNETSPLLN, translated from the exons ATGCGATTCTCTACGACCGCCCTCCTGGTCACCGCACTGGGGTGGATCACCGCCACGACCGCACACACCATCCAGCTCAAGTCTCACTCGCGAGAATGCTTCCACGAGGACCTGCACAAGGACGACTTGATGACCGTCACCTTCCAGGTGGGCGACCGAGAGTTTGGAGGCAGTGGGAATCTGGACATTGATTTCTGG GTCGAGGACCCCCACCGAAACCGCCAGTACTACAAGCAAGCCATCCCTTCGGAAGACTACTCTTTCACCGCGCGCAGCGACGGCCGATACTCCTACTGCTTCAGCAATGAGGGCTGGACCTCCAACTCGAAGGAGGTCTCGTTCAACGTCCACGGCATTGTCTACGTGGCGGAGTCGGAAATGAACCAGGACCCCCTAGAGATCGAAG TCCGCCGTCTCTCCGATAACCTGGCGCAGGTGCGTGATGAGCAGTCGTACATTGTTGTCCGGGAGCGCGTGCACCGGAATACCGCCGAGAGCACCAACGGCCGCGTGAAGTGGTGGAGTCTCTTCCAGTTGATCGTGGTGATTGGCGAGGGCATTTTTCAGGTCTGGTGGCTGAAGCGGTTCTTCGAG TCTTCGGCGTGCGTGCCCAACCCGGGCCGCCTCCCGATCTTCAGCCCCATCCGCTCCTCGCATCTCTGTCCGCTCGGCTCCAAGGAACGATGGGAGTTGCGCGCTGCGCCCTTCGGGTGCAACGTCAGCACCTTGACGGTCCTATCTGTTTTGGTTGCTGTGCTATCCTCGCTAACGCTGGCCGGACTGGTGTATGTGGTTGTTTGGGCGGTGCAGCGGCTGCGCTCCCGTTGGAAGGATGCTCAGTatgagctgctggatgatggccaAGGGCTGGAACCGACGTGTTTTGGCTTCCGGGCCTGGGGACCCCTCGCGTGGCTAGTGAGTCTCGTGGGCGGCCAGGGCCAGGAACAGGCACAAACGTCGGGGGagccggaggaagagagcAATGAGACGAGTCCGTTGTTGAACTGA
- a CDS encoding uncharacterized protein (ID:PFLUO_005215-T1.cds;~source:funannotate), translating to MRFLCLPGAFCNAKAFKTQLGPFCDRLLSDGSADFYFTQGTTPFTPPPGLEDFFGPPPNFTFAEVDDPDLINFNILDFPRRDTPEDTMKFAMDLAGQPTFSSIRKVMDRLIGILDTEDDIAGVIGYSEGAKIAATLILEEERRRKQLGRAPRLKCAILVCGWPVLDPETGATILASDEDSDDEGEMITIPTCHVVGAADPFLDASMALYNVCDPDTAELFDHGGGHVIPRGKQTVDDLADVVREMILSVDT from the exons ATGAGATTTCTCTGTCTGCCAGGTGCATTTTGCAATGCTAAG GCGTTTAAAACGCAGCTGG GGCCATTTTGCGATCGTCTCTTATCGGACGGCTCTGCTGACTTCTACTTCACTCAGGGCACGACGCCCTTCACTCCTCCGCCAGGGCTGGAAGACTTCTTTGGGCCGCCGCCCAATTTCACCTTTGCCGAAGTCGATGACCCCGATCTGATCAATTTCAATATTTTGGACTTCCCCAGACGCGACACCCCGGAAGATACCATGAAGTTCGCCATGGATCTGGCGGGCCAACCCACATTTTCCAGTATTCGCAAAGTCATGGACCGGTTAATTGGGATCCTAGACACGGAGGACGATATCGCCGGCGTAATCGGCTACTCCGAGGGTGCGAAAATCGCAGCCACGCTcattctggaagaggaaCGCAGGCGCAAGCAGCTCGGCCGAGCTCCAAGACTGAAATGCGCCATCCTCGTCTGCGGATGGCCTGTACTAGATCCAGAGACTGGCGCGACAATCCTGGCGTCGGATGAAGAcagcgatgacgagggcgagatgaTCACCATTCCCACCTGCCATGTCGTGGGTGCGGCAGACCCTTTCCTTGATGCGTCCATGGCCCTGTACAATGTCTGCGATCCGGACACCGCCGAGTTGTTTGACCATGGAGGCGGGCATGTCATTCCTCGGGGAAAGCAAACGGTGGACGATCTGGCGGATGTTGTTCGGGAGATGATATTATCAGTGGACACTTGA